Below is a genomic region from Patagioenas fasciata isolate bPatFas1 chromosome 5, bPatFas1.hap1, whole genome shotgun sequence.
agataGTGAaaaagtaacactgatgatagcaaaatttgctggaaagtaaaatgtaggaaagcaagatgtgcagttccagccacctggataataaaggaagatcaatactaacatgactatCTGGACaaacaaagacataatactagcagaataatatataaagggccttggacagattattttgaagtatgtttctcataattgtaaaaagttatagcccagactcgtgagaatggtatcttgggccggataaccacccccaagtgcatgggatgtgcgaatgtccttgggcctggtctgtgaatgagtagaaaaacaagtgagacaaacatcacatgagtttagtgtgttcttaataacaattagtggaaaaacaccttttgtaaacatcttagtccaggcctgtacctgtaaatcatATAAATTGTctatggtgaataaagaaggtggcctaggtcagctctctgcttggccaggctctgtgccttTTTCCAGAACAAGGTCTCTGtctctgcatgaatctctgtctgtgtcctggtgtGCGTCGTCCCTAATCGCCGCAAAAATTAGCCGATGAGATGTTACTACTGCAACTTGTAACCAGTAGTAAAAAGACACCtgaactggtaaaactgtataagaatgcacttgtggcaataaatggtatctacttgCGTCTCAGAAGAACTTGGCCTATGtgatttgtctgtctcaaccacaaCACAGGGGAAATTCAGATGGGACATTACAAAGAAGTTCTTCCCTAAGTGAGTGGTTGGTGGCTGGAACTGGCTCCCCAGGGAAGGGGTCACGGCACCAAGGCTGTCCGAGTTCAAGGAGTGTCTGAAGGACAATCTTAGTTATATGGTTTAATTGTAGCTGGTCCTGCGAGGACCTGGGGGTTGGAATtggtgatccttatgggtcccctCCTACgtgagatattctgtgattctatgataataacTGGAGAGCCATGCAAGGCCGGGATGTTTCCTGGTAAGGCAAGGTGCAGGGTGGCAGAACAGTTCCCGAAaaggcagctctgctggcagaCCAGGGCAAGAGCGAATgaataaatacgtaaagggtgtaaggaatgtttaacaaagaactgttgcttttacataactgaggacctggcgcctgaccccatctggggggaaggactgagagacatcataCTATGAATCCTTCATGTAAAATACAATCTCTTCCCAGTATATATACTGACACCTAGGTGCATACTgctacctgtatttacaagttaatttagggggaagggtagcaAAAGTACCAggaatctgtattttaaatagattgataaggggaaggggattgtatgtaaactgagggaGGTGTCGGGGTAGTCTGTGGACCCTGAAGCACTCAaacaatggggaacaggggagggaaattgcgacCGGGATTTTgtggggatataagcaggggctttttgcctattatgtgtgcctaccattaggtagaacacctggtgttgcaatatcgttattaacaaaaattgctttgctgagagatcctgcctgagccttttatatttgcaaaataattgtttcctacaaggGTGagagtcaggaggatggagccaggctcttcttggtgacaaccaacgataggacaaggggcaatgggtacaaactggaacacaggaggttccacttaaatatgagaagaaacttgttcacaGTGTAggaaaaagggacctgggggtcctggggacagcagggtgaccatgagccagcactgggcccttgtggccaggaaggccagtggtacctggggtgggttagaagggggtggtcagtaggtcagagaggttctcctgcccctctgctctgccctggggagaccacacctggaatattgtgtccagttgtggcccctcagttccagaaggacagggaactgctggagagagtccagtgcagagccatgaagatgatggagcGGAGCatttcctgtgtgaggaaaggctgagggagctgaggctcttaagcttggaggagaggaaactgaggggtgacctcatgaatgtttataaatatataaagggtcagtgttaggaggatggagccaggctcttctcggtaacaaccagcagcaagacaaggggcaatgggtacaaactggaacacaggaagatccacttaaatctgagaagaaacttcttcacagtgagggtaacagagcctggcgcaggctgcccagggaggttgcggagtctccttctctgcagccattcaaacccgcctggacaccttcctgtggaacctcagctgggtgttcctgctccggtgaggggattggactggatgaactttcgaGGTCCCTCTCAGCCCCTTAATTcctgtgatccttgtgggttaCTCAATGCTCTTTCTGCGCATGCGCCGAGGCCTTGAGGGGCGGTGTCAGCGGGAAGGCGGAAGCGCGCGGGTCAAGATGGTGGCGGGCGGTGCGCGCTGCGCTCTGCTCTGCTTGGCGCTGGCGGTCGGTTCGGCCGCGCTGGGCAAGCGGAGCCCCGTGAAGGTGCTATCGGACGGCatgtggcaggagctgctgcagggcgAGTGGATGGTGGAGTTGTGAGTCGGGACGGGGTCGTCCGCGCTGCCGGGGagtgggcggggggggtggggcggGGCGGCCCGCTCTGAGGTGGCGGGGACCGAGCGGTGCCCGTTGGTGACAGACCTGCGCTGCCCGCAGCTACGCCCCGTGGTGTCCCGCCTGCCAGAGCCTGCAGCCCGAGTGGGAGAAGTTTGCCGAGTGGGGTGAGGACCTGGAAGTGAACGTTGCCAAAGTGGATGTCACGGAGCAGCCGGGTGAGAGTCCGGCGGGGCCTCCCGTCACCTCGCGGGGGACGTTCGGTGTATGTGCCCTTAGAAGAGAGATTGAATGAGTAGGACAAGTAAGGATCTTTTCCTGATGTCGTCTGAAGGCAGATTGttcccctcacaccaagaaagcccttgaggtgctggagcgagttgagaggagggaacggagctggggaaggggctggagcacaaatgtgatgggagcggctgagggacctggggggttcagctggagaacaggagctgaagggggaccttctgatctctgaactgcctggaaggagcttggagccggggggaggtgttggtctcttctctgaagGAACAGgcaccaggatgagaggaaatggcctcaagttgcaccggggaggttgggttggatcttgggaacaatttcttcccagaaagggctgtcgggcattggaacaggctggccagggcagtggtggattcaacatccctggaggggttgaacagagatgaggttctcagggacatgggttagtgccagtgttggtttaatggttggactcaatgatattgagggttttttccaaccagaatggttctatgattccatatagACTAAGCAGTCTCGTCTTTCTTGGTAGATAAAGGAAACAAGAAGGTTTATAAAGAAAGTAACTTAGAGAATTCCaagattttttatctttttaagcaTCATACAGAGCAAAAAATATGTTTATAGCCTTCCCTGTAGTAGTACCTCCCTTTGTTGGCAAAAGGCAGTACAAGCAGTCTGGTGTCCCTCAACTGAAACTCACTTTGCTGAATTGCCCTTATGTGTGTGGAGTTTGTAAAAATGACCTTCTCCATGCTGATATTTTCCTCCAAAGTCACATAAAAGCTTTTGAAACTTGCCTCACTTGGGTTATTTTCTGCAAGCACTGGAGTTTCCAGATCATGCTGGAAAAGGAGAGTATCTCTCTTTCAAGAGCTACATCCGAAAGAGTCAAGTAGAGCCGTTATCCcagacatcttttttttttttccccatggtgaAACTGTCTTGCTCTTTGTCCAGGGACGTCGCTTTAGACTGTGTGCAGTACTTTGATATGCACAGGTGTATGTGTTTGTTCATAATGGAAGATTGATACCTGGGGGCAGCTGTTTTTGTGTTGGTGTATAACagaatttcttgctttttcttaccCGAGATTGCTCTACTATTCTGAAAATAACTGTTTTCTTACAGGATTAAGTGGACGATTTATCATAACAGCTCTTCCTACTATCTATCAGTAAGTATGCAATGCAGCAGGATTTTTTGGAGGAGAGAGGACTTCCTTCTTCATTTTTGGGGGACAAATGAATACCGTGCTTTCTAAGAATGTGAGTTACTTTACACAGAGATGACTGTCTTACCCGCTGTGACCTTACAGCACTGCCggctggtttattttttcttttcgcTTTAGGCctattttattctgtgtttttatGGGTGTCTCCATTTTGCAATCTTTTCTCTGTAGGCTGATCTTAAAGCATTTATGTGGCAAGTGCATTGGGAAGATCATTATCTTTTTGTGGAATCGCAACCTAAAGGTAGCCAAGATACACGTGGAGTCAAGATCCTAGAAATACTTGTAGTCAGGAGTTTTGTAAAACATTTTAGAGCCAGTATCatcaaaagcaaagtaaaaaagaaaaagacaaggtgATGGGAGGAAAAGTGTTGGGTGGAAGCAAATGGTGAATGCTTGGATAGTTTAAAATGAAGgacttttttgttggtttgttttacagTTGTAAAGATGGAGAGTTCAGGAGATACCAAGGGGGAAGAACCAAAACTGATTTTATAAATTTCATCAGTGACCAGGAATGGAAATCTATTGAACCAGTTTCATCATGGTTTGGTCCTTCCTCTTTCCTGTAAGTTTTGGTATGTTCTTAATTAGTTGTCAAACACGCACATTTTGGGACAGATCCTTAGGTGTGCTGCCTCCTTGTGGACAGCTTAAGGTTTACTTTAAGGCTTCATAGAGTTGGAGGTGGCTGTATCGTTTTACTAAAGTCCTGTAGGTAACACTTGAAATTCTTCTTATCTAGCAGGGAGATGTTTTGCCCAGTGAAATTCTAGGAAATTAGCAATAAAAACTTGGAAACAATGTAGGAGTGTAGTTGTGAGATACAGGCTGGCCATTTAAGAAAAGTTAAAAAGAGTGGAAGGGTGAAGGTTCCTTGCTGAAGGAATAGTGCAGTGGGGAGACTGTCATCTGAGGAGAAACACTCTCTTTGGTATTCTTTCTAGTTTTGTGGCTTTGAAGTGCTTTTAGTTGTTCCTGCGTGTGCTGTGTGGTGGTTTCAGAGTAGTTGAGTAACTGTGAGTGATAAAGCGTGTTGGGGACACTGTTGGTTGAGGCAAATGAACCAAATAGTTCATTGTTTTTTCTCCCGTTAGAGCAATGATGGCTGAAACACCTCTGTAGTAACTGTACTGTAGCAGTGCTCTGTTCATGAAACactacattttacattttttgtgGCTCTTCTAGGAAGCTCAGCATTGTTACTTTGTCTACTCAAAGTGCTGTTTGAATCTTGGAACTGTGTGGTTGATCTACAAACTGTTAGCCCACACCAAGCAATATGTGAAAAGGGGAATAATTTTAGGATTAATAAGTTTTCTGTTACAAGTGCACAGTAGCAGCTCCATTTTTTGCATATAGTGAAACAGTATGAAATGGGCTTTTTCTGTGGCTCAGCCGTTAGCACCTTAGGTTGGCTTAATGTTTCAACTTCTCCCTTACAGATAGCAAATACCTAATGCTGAAGTTTCGCAAAATGGGGAAGTGTCAGAGTTAGCAGGATGTACATGGCAGGTAGCCTGGTCCTTTTCAGTTGTGTGTAAAATATTGCAAAACTTAAGTGTCTAGACATCTCTCAGTTCTTATATAACCTGATTATTTAacagatgatttttttgttttaattaaatatccAGATGCTTAATTCTTATTATCTTGAAGAGAGTTCCAGTTGGCTTCTCAAACTGCTGGTCCAAATATAGGTTAGAACATAACCAAAATTAACTCAGATTCATATGCCAGCAGATCCACATCAAGGTGGCTTGTGAATTCATACTTGTCCATATGTGAAACGTTGCATGTGCTGATGTTGATGTGAAAGGTACAAAGTAGAAGATAAAAATCAAGCTAGTTAGAAGGGAAaatggacatgagcagaaagctgTTCAACATGGGACTAAATGATGACTAGTCAGGCAAACCAGAAGGTACAGGTATGTGACTGGCTGAAAAATGTTTtcgtttatttttttctgttttgtttcaggaTGAGCAGTATGTCAGCTTTGTTTCAGTTGTCAATGTGGATCAGGGTATGTGCTTCAATCTCTGCTTTATTTTAGTTTAACAGACATAATATTCAGCTGTTCTTGAAATGATTCTCTTGTCTTTTATTCCAGCACTGCCATGGTTATTTAACAGAAAATGTCGGACTGCCAGTCTGGGGCTCCTATGCTGTTTTTGTATTGGCAACTCTGTTCTCGGGACTGACACTGGGACTTGTAAGTGATGCGCTTAGCACAGATTGGCTTGTGACTACTTGGGTCTTACACTGAttctgcctcagtctttaacagtaagaccagttgttctcggggtacacagccccctgagctggaagacagggagcaGAACGAAGCCCCAGTGATCCAAAGGGAAATGATTAATGACCTGCTGCAGCACTTAGAAgcctctacagagggatctggaccagctggatcgatgggctgagacAAATTATATGAGTTTCAGTGAGACCAAGTGCCAGGTTGTATACGTGGATCACAACCACCCTATGAATGCTACAGGCCTGGGGGAGAGTGactggaaagtgcctggtggaaaaggacctgggggtgttgctgACAGTGACTGAACGTGCATCAGCATGtcctcaggtggccaaaaagaccacgaacatcctggcttgtatcagcactggtgtggttaacaggaccagggcagtgaccatccccctgtactgggcactgctgaggcaaaacctcgaatcctggggtcagttttgggcccttcaagACAAGAAAGCCACTGAGGTGcaggagcaagttcagagaagggaacagagctggtgagggactggagcacaagtgtgatgggagcggctgagggacatggggcgttcagctggagaacaggagctgaggggagacctgatctctgaactgcctgaaaggagcttggatcCAGgggagtcgggctctgctcccaaggaacaagcaccaggatgagaggaaatgccctcaagttgcaccaggggaagttgaggttggatcttgggaacaatttcttcctggaaagggctgtcgggcattggaacaggctgcccagggcagtgctggagtcaccatccctggaggggtggaacagacgcagagatgaggttctcagggccatgcgttagtgccagtgttgggttaacggttggactcaatgatcttgagggtcttttccaaccaaaatgattctgtggttctaatgTGCAGGATGTTGGAGGTTTACTGTTGTCTTTCTTTGGTTTCAGGTAATGGTATTCTTGGCAGACTGTATCTGTCCATCCAAAAGGCACAGACCACCACCGTATCCTTATTCAAGTAAGCCCACTGTAACTTCTAATTCAGAGGAGCTGTTTGGTAAATCTTGTTTAATAAATATCGATGTGTAAGTTGTGTCTGCAGGATGTGAGATTTAGCATAGAACTTTACACTTGTGATTGGTGCGTTGCTTTACCTGCAGCAGCTTGTCCTTATGGTTTATAGTAGGTTTGTATTCTGTAGAAAACTTTTTTAGGAATCAAAATGTTTTTACAGCATTTTCATACCTGCAAGATAGGAAATTCCGTATGTGCAGGGAGATGAAAATTTTGAGTGGAACTCTCAGTGTTGTGAAGGTGGGGGTTTGCATAAGTTTTAGGGGCCAAGTGAGAATTAAAAGTGAATTTGCATTTCTGTGGATGGTAAGTGATTCAGTTTGGGGTTAGTCTCTGAAATTTTTCAAGGTAATCTTAAAAAGTCATGAAAGAAGATCTGGATGCTGGTTTATGGTTTGTATGATCCTGACTCATTTTTTTCAAAGTTGGAGgaagttttatattaatttgtCTAGGCTATCTGTTCATACTTGACCTGTGGGTAGCTTCGTGCTAGCAACAAGTACTACCTGGCTTAAATTCATTAAAGTGCTGCGATGTTAAAAAAGTGTATTTCACATGGTAAATGGTATGTGTTCATGTATGAATATTTTCCGTTCTCCTTAAGGGAAGCTAGCTCCAGAGTCAGCTCAGCTGCTGAAAAAGCTGGATGAAGAGCAAGAAGCAGACAAGGAAGATATTTCAGATGATGAAACGGAGGGTAAAGAGGTGCCCAGCAGAAACTCATCACCAAGTGCTGTAAGGCAGCGCCCAGTGAACCCCGCTCCTACGATGGATAAGTCTTAACTTTATTTACATGCAGGATTAGTGTTTGAGTCATCAACTCAAAAGGGACTAAATGTCAAATCCTTCAGCTTGAAGAGAGGGTTGACTCCTGTCACGCTAATATTGATGCATTTaatgaattcagaaaaaaaaaaaaaaagaaaatatctttggCTTCAGGTATTCAAAACTAAAACATGCTGTTGCAAGTGGCTGAAACTTCTCCTGTGTGCGGAGAAGTGCAAAGAAATTATATGGCTTCATGAAAGATTTGTTCCACAGGGATATTTTTCAACAGAATGTAAACCAGTGTACTTGTTGCATTAGGGAACATTAGCAAGGAAAATGCACTAACCTTTTTGCTGTTACAGTGTTCAAAAGGTTTCTCAGTATAAATCTATCTAGTTGTGCtctgaggaaatgctgagggGAAAAGttccttcagttatgggaccctTTCCAGGTTTTTTTATGTGACAAAACCTGCTTTCTGCTATGACAATGAGTGCTACAACCCCCCAATaatctttctttttccaaagaaatGAAAGTTGCTCTCTTCACTTAGAGGAAGAGAATTTCCTTCTGAACAAAAGTCTTTGCCGTCCTCCCAGACGGAAGTTACCACAAGCGCTCTGTGTAGTCCGAATCCTCTGGTGGACCCAAAACCTGCTATTTCTATCCATTTCTTTTAGGAAAGGCTGTAGAAAAATATATGAGCTTCATGGTGAAGTAATTCTCTAGAAAAAGTTGTGAGTAGCTCCACAAAGTCTTGTTTGTCTCAGTGACTCCGAATCACGTGGGAATAGTTTACACGCAGGGTTCTCTGCCCAGTGCAAATCCTCATCCATTCCTCCTGCTGTGTGGCAGTAGGACTCTGCCTATTTTTAATACATCATCAGTGGTTTCTGCTTAATTGAATTTTACTGCAAATCTCGTCAGGTTGTACCTGCTctgaagctgaaataactgctgcTTAATTTCTTTTGCAGAAGGTCATCTTTTCTGTTTTCACAAAACCCATCTTGAAACAACATACCctaattctttaaaaaaaccctgtcGTTTACTGTTTTCTGTACGGTATTTGTTTTCGCTCTGTATAGAAATAAAAAGAGTGCACCTGCGCATTCGGCCAGTGTTATCTCGCATTGCTTGTAAAGaattttccatgttttttccGTTAATTTTTGAAGTATTTGCAGAGGAAGCGTTAGCCTAATGCTCAGCGCACTTAGTTTTTTTTGACAAGCTTGTGCTCACTGGgtattttgctggttttgttgttgttttagttggtttgtttgctgttttatgtttgtgggttttttttgttttaaattcatcTGAGTGGGTTTGCCTGACTGGCAGTTGATCCGTCTTTGTCAACAGTAAACTTGATCATGAGTAATTAAGACCACAAATCTAGAAGTGGTCTCAGTGATGTTTTCACTGCAGCCTGGCTTTTTAAAGCCGGACTCTCCTCGTGATTATTAAGACAGAACATCAAACAAGGCGCTCATAGTGAAATCCGTGGGATTTGAAAGAAATATTGGGAAAACCTGAGCTCTTGCAGGTGAATCGACTTGTAAAGCTGTCAAGAATACGCTGTGTTTTTAGTCAGTCTTCAATGCTGCTTTGTAAGTTGCGTTTTAAGTATATCTTGACAGATCATATTCATCCTTCAATGAATGGAAACAAGTGATTCAGCTCTCCAAATATCTGAGTGAATCTTCCAACAAGTTGTTAGATGAGTAAGAATGAGTTGTTATGCAAGATGGAACTTCCTCCTTTGACTCTTTTCTTGTTTGTGAACACTGGTGCTCTAGAATGACTTATGACTTCAGTGCTGGGTTAGTAATGCTTGAAAGGATCCTTTTGCTTAAAATCGGAGTTTTTTTGTCAATTTTTTTAATACCGAGCTTTTCCTGGTGTTTGAATGAAGACCACTGTGTGCTATAAATGCCCTTAAGGTCTTGGTCTTGTGGGGTTGCCTTAAATTGTCTAaaactttaaatcatagccttgTCACTGGTAAAATAAAGCAATAAATCTGTGATGTACGACGGAGAAATAGTAGCACCATCCTTGATAAATGGTGCATTTTTTAGTATGGAGAGGGCTTGAGGAAATGGGTCACAGAAATACTGGATGCCCTTGTGAGGGATGAGTGATGAATTGTTTTAAAAACTGAACTATATGGACTAACTCCACTtggaatatatttaaatgtaGCTGTTATAAATGCAGGGTTTCCTAATTTTTTAGTTACTTTGAAACTGTTTGTGTGATACAGAAAGTATAGACTGATAACCTTTGGcaaacttttcattttaaaagaacaaccaaccttttgttttttcttgctggTGTTCTAGACTCCTGGTTTAACCAGAATTCCTAGCGCTCATTTACCTGGCCTTTGCCTCCTGCTCACCTGCCTGTTGTTACCGCCTCCCTGCCTTAGGCAAGTAACCGAATTCCAAAACCGCCTCTCAGTCCTGGGTGTTCCGAGCTTCTGGAATCCAGCCTCTGTGTGACAGACCTGTGCTGTGAATCATGTCACTTCTGCTAGTTCTGTTCTCATTGTCCACAGACAGCCTGTGTTGGCTGATCTCTGTAAATCTTACTGTTCATATTGTTAATAATCTTATGGGTTTGTCCTATATTTaagtttcttgattttttttttttttaagtctctatTCCAAAGATGTTTATTAAGGCTGAGTGAAGGTTGCGATGTAACAAATGTGCGACAGAGCCTGCCCTTTGTGTGTATCGATGATGCTTGAATATCAGTTTTGTGAAAGTCAGAATGCCCTTTCCATAGCATCACCTTGACTGAGGATGTCCAATTTAACCCAGGAAGAATCAATTAACTGTaacaatggggtttttttttaatgtttcacagAGTCGTCAAGTAAAATACACCCTCCAACTTTGGattcctgtgtgtgtgtcttttttgTTTAAGACAATATCTTGCTGTTTAGCAACGAAACAAACCTGCAGCTGTTTCTGTGGGAAAAAATCCTAACACTATAGCGAACAAACTATTTGTGATAAGTCTTTTTGGAAAGACAAGTTGGAATAATACTTTAAATCTGGACTGAAGCACTTGTGGTTTTCAGTTGGGAGTGGCTTGGGTACCTCATGGTAGCATGAGCTGACACTTATGATTTTTGGTTAGATGGTTTGTTTTATGGTTTGGGAAGGAGCTTTTATGCCTACTCAGCTTGACAGCGATGGTAATAAAATGGGTGCTTGTGTTGCAAAAAGAATATAGGCTTGAGTTGACAAATTAGGTTCAAAATACAGTTCTTTGTAAccttttttttgtgtatttgtgtaATCAGCTACAGCTGGACACCTCCCCTCTTCGTTGTACAACAGATCTTACCAGTTGAAGGGGTCAACATCAATGAGTTTATTTTGGTGTTGGAAGCTTAATTCAGAATTGTATGAGTTCTGGAATGAAAGAGGCTTCTCGAGGAGGAAACAAATCGGGACAAGGTGTGCTCAAAGCACTGCCGAGTGACAGCTGGCCTGGTGCAAATCTTGTCCTTGGAGACTCTGTCCTACGTCTTCCCTTGTGCTTTCTGCCATCTCTTCTCTTTGGAGTAAGCACTGAGGACATGGTAGGTCTGTGTGTGAGCTCTCGGTCCGAATGTGTGGAGTTTTAAGTGCACAAATACTCTTGCAGTTCCTCCCCAACAGGAACAAGGAATATGGATTCTCTGGAGAATCAAGTGGACAGTCATAAAAGTCTCACTTCCCTACTCTCCCACTCAATATATTACATACAACAGAAAATGATAGCCAGCccgaaggaaaaagaaaaagaaggaaataataaGTCAAGCTGAAGTATATTTAAGTAGTTACAGTTATTGTGACTAGCCTGATGAGAAACAAAAAGACAACTATGCGTAGCTGGCAGTTGGTGTTTGCCAGGTCAGCTGTAGGTTTGCTTTTGAAACAAATAGTTTTTAATTCTGACAAAGATCCATGAGGAAGGAGAAATTCCAGTACGCTACAGCACTGTCTTGATGTTTAGAAACACCGATGTACAATGCTAATGTTAGTTTTAAGACTCCTTTGCTTTAAAGAAGAGGGAATCTGTTTCCTGCAGTTGTCTTGTCTCCTTGTTTGTGTCAGCTGGAGTTGGTGGTTTGACCTGAACAGCATCACCTTTGGCTCTCCCCTAAATTCT
It encodes:
- the TMX1 gene encoding thioredoxin-related transmembrane protein 1; translated protein: MVAGGARCALLCLALAVGSAALGKRSPVKVLSDGMWQELLQGEWMVEFYAPWCPACQSLQPEWEKFAEWGEDLEVNVAKVDVTEQPGLSGRFIITALPTIYHCKDGEFRRYQGGRTKTDFINFISDQEWKSIEPVSSWFGPSSFLMSSMSALFQLSMWIRHCHGYLTENVGLPVWGSYAVFVLATLFSGLTLGLVMVFLADCICPSKRHRPPPYPYSRKLAPESAQLLKKLDEEQEADKEDISDDETEGKEVPSRNSSPSAVRQRPVNPAPTMDKS